The Mesoplodon densirostris isolate mMesDen1 chromosome 8, mMesDen1 primary haplotype, whole genome shotgun sequence genomic interval CGGTCATGATTATACTGATCCTGTGTTAGAACTTTTTTGGGCAAATGCTGACAAAGGAGAGGGATGCAAAGGAATCAAGGGTATACACaggttagaaaaaaagaagagacgaggggtagagagacaaaagactggttgaaatgaagaaaacggaAGCCCTGTTGAAGGGAAAAAACACGTGTAAGAGGAGTAAGAAAGGGGACAGTGAAAGGTACTAGTCGGGAATAGGGATATTCAGGCTTCAGGTTTCAGAGGTGGAGCAGCTCTGTATTCTGAGCACAGCCTCTGAAGTGAGTGGCTGAAGCGAAGTGAAGGTAAAGACCACTGTAGTTGGGCTCCAGCTGTCCTATAGTAAGTAATAATAAGATATAAGTATAATAAGATAATAAACTGAAAGGGTCACCCCAGCTTTATAGCAGCTGAGGGTGTGTGACATTGCCGTCCCAACCAGAAATCCTAggacaactctttaaaaatatatatttttatacatatatatgtataaagactttaaaaatatatatttttaaaagcctagcTAGTGTCTgctcatttactttttttctcttcttgacgATATAATTACTTGGGACTGGAAGTTTTGACCTTTAGTAAAACTTTTTATAGTGCCAGTCTAGAAAATAATGCTTTGATTAAACATTTCTCTTAAAGACAATTTACCAACTTGCACTTGAAATTTAAGTAGTCATCTTATGAATATGTTTATTTAGAAGATCTTAAAAACTATATATTCTGTTGTAACATACATTTAGAATCCCTTGCTTAGGGCAATTTGGAGAGATTCTTGGAAAGAAATATGTATCTTTCATCTGAACCTTACTAATAATTGCAAGAGGAAAATGGCACACTAATTCTTGCATTTCGATAAAAAGAAAGCCACCATCAAACCACTTTAATGAAAGATTTAATACTCTGTTAAACACATAAGTTTGCTTAGTTTGATATCTTACCCTGTGGTTTCATTTCCACAGACTAGCCTCTCTCTAACAATGACACACATTTGATTAGCACCTACATTTTACCaaacattattttcatatatatggtCTCACATTTATTCTCCTCTTTCCCCCCAGTTTGCTGCTAAGGGAATTTCCTTGAGTAAGTTAGTTGGTAAGAATTAGAACATGCTTCTTTTTCCAACACTTAGCTTTACACATTGTCATGTATCTGTCCTAAACAGTGTGCTTGTACAAACACATACACTGACTGTCACCCTCTATTCTCTTCACACTAGTCTATCCTTATTCCCCTATTGGCTCCCCAATACCAACTGGGAGGAAGCATATGGCAGGTACAACTTAATGATAGAATAATTTTAACAAGTTACATCTGGAATCAATCCATTACATCATCATTCTGActtgttaaaaaatattcaggaaacCAACGGGTCCTTTAAAATGACATGACGCTAAATAACTGGTTTGACTGGCATTTGTCATCCGGAGAGTTGTTTCAGTTTTGTGCACTTGCAGACTAGGCTGAAAGAAGGACTAGTGGAGAAGTAAATAGCAATTAGCTGATGTGACCCATGggtagattttctgatttttgcCACTTGAAGCAATTCTCAAAGACATTTAAAAGGACTTCCgattaattttcatgaaatttgaGAGCAGTTATATAGATAGTTTGCATCTTCAGCAGTGCATTAATTTGCAAATGATGGGGCCAGCCTTTAAGAATAGGGTGCTTCTTTAACATTTAGGATCAGattgtaaaaataattactttctctcattttttttgcCAAGATAAATCACTTTTATCTCTATAGGAAAGGGaggatctaaaaatatatatatataaattacattagTAAcacaacataagaaaaaaacaggggaaaaaaacccaacagagaAGTCTGTATGATGCTATTCTAACCTGTTTATAAAAAGGCCCTGTATCAGAAATTCACAATCCTACCcacttctaaaaatatatttagacatGTACAGAAGCGGTGGGCTTGTTTTTAAATTgcctttttgtaaaaatatattaaaggtgAATAGAaatcctctctctctgccccctatCCAAGCCCCAGCTCTGTGCTGGGGATTGGAGACCAGAGGTAACTCTCTCATCATGTTCTAAACCTTGGTTACAACCACTCCCAACCCCTCCCCAACTCACTTCACTTAGAacctgaaacattaaaaaaaaaaaaaaaaagaaagaaagaaaaagcacactAGCCTCTTTGGAAAAGCGTAAATCTGAGGGTAAACttgcttttcatttaaaacacaaaacaacaaacagCCAGCTCTGAGAGCCCAACTAAATTAATCAGAAACCCAGTCAAATGGAGGTTGGGTTTCAGCTCCACACAACTtttaacaaagaaacagaagggaaagagGCCTGGAACCAGGGGGGATATGCTAGCAATTAGCTGCCTTTGAAAGATCAAGGGGAGGGGGCTGTTAATGGGCAGAAGGGCTGGGGTCCTGGTCTTGGTTACAGCAGTCAGGGCCTAGTCAGGCAGTTGCCTACACAGGGACACAGgctgccctccttccctcccctcactaCCCTCTGTTGCTTTGGAATCCCCAAGAAAAGCAAAGCTGGGCAGAaacagaggggaggggagtgggaacCTCACGTGCTAAGGCGGAGGTAGCCAGGCTTTTTTGCCTTTGGTGTGTATAGATGGAGGACTGCTCGGCCCCTGGGGCCCCCAAGATAGGAAAAGGCTATGGGGCTAAGGGACCCCTGATTCCAAGGAAGGAGAGTAAATGTCgggctgtggagaaaagaaagacaaactgGAGACACGAAGACGACCAGGGAAGCCTCACATATTCCCTGTGGCCTGCACGGTAGCTGTTAAGTTCCCCAGAAGCACTGGGAAAACGAGGTGAAGTTAAAGTGGGGGGTAGAAGACAATGAAGCCCTCCACTTGGGCAGTGCcgagatggagagagggagacgtTCTCCATCCAGTCCAGGTCACCAGGGAGGCAAgacaggtggaggtggagggagctgggggagggggagggagggggtgggcactGTCTGGACAACAGAAACACTCACaaagggaagagggggtgggaggTTCAGATGATCTGCTCCTTTACAGGTGGGCATCTCCGCTCCTAGCCTCGGGCTCCCCCCACATCAGCACTCTGCTTGAGCGTCCACCTGACATCTGGGAGTGTAAAGGTCCAGGAGTGAAGATGTGAGTTCTGAAGTCTTCTTCAGACCAAGACCTCaaggtggggagagaagcagggaggcTCCTGATGGAGAACCTGGGGTGAGCTGTCCTGCCACATCCTCTCCAGAAGGTCCAGGCTGTGCTCTGTGGTACGGGTGAAGGGATCAGGCCGTAGAGCAAGGGCTATCTGCTTCAGTGGCAGATGCTTTCAAGGCATTTGGGAGATGGTCTTTGCCTCCTGGAGCCCAGCCAAAGCTATGTGGATAATGTTCTGTAGCACCTCAAACTCTAGGCAAATCCCTGGAGCTCACCCTGGGAGAGGTGGCTTCATCTGTGGCCACCCAAAAGTACTTTCCTCCAATGGGCTACAAAGTCTCAGTCAAAGTCTTGGGTGTTGGTCCTCTCCCCACCTTGAGAAGTGACAGGAATCTCTCTTCTTCCCAAGGATGAATGAAGTCAGCCCATGGCCTTTCTAGGCCACTCTGGAAATGGCCCACGGTGGGGCAGTACGAAGACTCTGGGCCCTCCTCTTTATTTCCATGAAGCATTTGGCAAGAGGCGGCAGAGCCCAGAGGCTTCTCCCAGGAACGAGTCTTGAGTGGGACACATCCATTGGGCTAAGAGGAGGCAGGAGAATGGGCAGAGGTGGGCAGGCTTCTGGAGACAGGGCTGGAGCCGCAGAAAGTGTTGAGCACTGGGCCTCCCACTTCATGACCAGGGAAATACCGAGGGGCCCAGGCTCTCCTCATGCCTCTCCTCATCCTGCTTTCCAGCTTTAAGTGGGGATGACAGTAAAGGGCAGACAAAGCTGGTGAAAGGGAAATGGATTGGGGCAGCAGAAAAGAGGGCTCTAGTCAGCTGGAAACCTCTCCCATTTACTGGCTACTCAGAGATATGGAAAAGGAAGGCAGGATGCTCCAGTGGAAGCAGGGGAGGGAGCTGAGGGAGTAGGTGAAGGGGCCCATGGGAGAGTCGATGCCTTTGGTCAGTTCCAAGAAAGCAGGACAATGCGCCTCAGCACCTTGTCCGGGGCAGGTAGGATCCAGGAGTGCCCTGAGAATTGACAACGGAGAAGGCAATGGGGGTgaaggggtgaggggcaggacACAAAGGGGATCACAGAAGCACTTTGCCATTTCTGTAGATTTTCAGGATACGGCCGAGTCTCTGCTTTGCCGTAGCCAGGCCCTTTTTGGGACGCTTTCCTGGTCCTGCTTGATTGCTCTGGGAGCCAACTGAAGGGCGCCGCTGGGTCAAGAAGACACCAGGGGCCATGGGTGTGGTGCTGCGGTTTGCCTGGGCCATGCCAAAGGCATTGGGACGAGCAGTACACTCATGGTCAGCAAGACTTCCTGAGAGGGCCTCTTGTTTAGGCTCAGGGGGAGGCAGGGGCGAGGAGGAGGTGAGAAGTTGGGGTGTAGTGGCCAGAGGTGGGGCTGGTACTGCCACGCTGAGATTAGGCTCTTGAGGACGAGGCTGTTCTACCTCCTTCAACAAAGGCTTCTTCttgatatatttcttctttggggcCTTCTGTAGCTCCTGCGGGGCCAACTTTGCAGCTGCTGCAGCCAAGCCTGTCTCAATGGAAGCTACCCGGGTCCCCTCACTCACAGGACAGTCCTGCTTCGGTAGAGTTGGGGTCACACGGGCTTTAGGACTCCATGGAGCATCATctgaattcttctttttcttgggtCGAGATTTCAAAGCAGGGTCATCATCGTCAGACTCCAGGGAAGGGTAAATATACTCTGCATCCTTGAAGCATGCTCCCAAGCTGTCCTGTTCATCGAGACTGgcgttctcctcctcctcctcgctctCGGTTCTCCAGTATGATGGCCGCTTGATGGGCCACTTCCCTGGGATGCGCTGGGAAGCAGGACTGCTAGACGCTGTGCCCAGCCCACTGCTGGAACTCCCACTGCTTCGCTCCTGCCCCCCGGGCCAACAGGCCTGCAGGCTGGAGGTAGCTGGCGAGGATGATGAGGACTGTGGGTTGGCCATGCACAGCATGCCCTGGATGGCCTCCTGAGtgctgggagaggcaggggccTCGGTGAGGGCAGCATAGTCAGGTCCCCCCACCTGCCTGCTGGCCTTGAGCAGATCAAGAGTTCCACCAGCTCCACTCCCATTTCCAAGCTTGCCTTCGACCCCTTCTACCATGTCCTCATCTGCTGTATAGTCCTCCTCAATGTCAAACTCAACTTCTCCTGGTTCACGAACTCGGTTGGGGTCAGAGCAAGGCTTCGCACGGGGCAACTTTCGGGGAAATTTTGGTCTTATTATCAGAGTCGCCTTCTCCTTTCCCAGTCTCTCATCAATCTGCAGTTCATCATCTGAATCCAAGTCAAATTCATCCTCCATCACCTGTTCTGCCACCAGCCTAGCCTTGTCTACCTTCTTTGCGATCTTGGCTCGCCGAGACTTGGATAAGCTCTTTACCCTCTTGGCACTGCCATTAGACGTCAACAGGGCCAGCCGGACCTCATTCCCATCAAGGTCCAAGTCTGGCGAGTCATCATCTGAGTCATTCAAGCAGGTGCCAGTGATGTTGAACTTTGCTTTCTGGGAACAGCCTGTCTTCAGTGCCTGATGACTGTATGTGTCCATGAGATTATAGCTCAATTGGCCAGCAGGCCCCAAGGCTGAGCTCTCCTTGCCCTTTCGCTCTGCCTTCTTGAAGAATTCCTTGGGCTCCAGGCCTTTCTTCTTTGAACCACTTTTGGAGGGCAGTGACAGCCTGGACATGGATACTGAAGTGGAATGGGCTGGCCTGGTTAAGGGAATGGAGCCGGCTGGGAAGATCCTCTGCAGCCCAAAGGTATTGCTTGTCTTCCCAACGTTCTGTCGGAAGGTATCTTCCACCAGGCCAATCTCCCTAGCCAGATCTTTAATGAGCTGTACGGTCCTCACTGTCTCTGGGATCTCATCCTCGTGGTCTGGCAGAGCTTCTTTCCTTGTCCAGGCTCTAAAGGCCAAGTTCAGGGCTTTAGCACCATGGACCAGGTAGGAGGCAGGGTGTCTCCTGTTTTCTCGCAAACCTCGAAAGACGTCCAGGATATGCTTTCCCACATACCAACAGATGGTCTCAAAGTTGGGGAACTTGAAGAGGTCTTCTGTGCTCAACCGCTTCTCAATCTCATAGACTTTGAGCTGCATTTCAATGTTAAGGCTGTGTAAGAAGTTCCCTCCAAAGACAAGGCAGTCCACGGGGGTCAGCACAGCATGGATCCATCCTGCAGGAATGAAAAGTGTCTGTCCTTGCTTCACAGAACACTTGTAGCACTTGTCCACCTGGTCCCCAAAGAACATCTCATTCTGGTTAGAGGAGCTGCTCCAGCACTCAAAGAGAGTCAGGTTGGCATTTGTTGGGCGGATCAGGTAGAAGATCTTCTCACCCTTGAGCACATGGTACCAGACCGAGCTGCCACCAAAGTCAATGTGAAAGTCGGTATAGCTATCCCGCACGCTCATGAGGCAGTACTTCTGCACATTGGGCCTCTCAAGGATACACTCCTCTGGCCACAAGTTCTCCACCCATGAGAGCTTCCGAACAATCTTGGGTGTCTCCACAAGGTTAGAAAGCCTGGTATCAGAGAATTCCAAACTAATGACATTGAGGACTTTCTCCCTCTTCCCGCTATAATAATACTTCACAAAATCACCAAGCTTCATCTTGCAGTCGGCCTGGCGGGTCACATCAATCACATCAATCTCTCTGTCAGAACCAACGTAGTGTTCCACATCCCGCACGGTGAATGATGGTGAGGGCAGCGTCATCCCCAATCCATCCTTCTTCAAGACCAGGATGGGCACACTGAAGCTATTCTCTTCCAGGAATTCCATGCTCAGCTGACTTCCAGTGGGCTTCAGAATCACTTCATCTGAGCTGTCAAAGGTCCTACTCCGAAGCTCTCCAATGAACGTAGGGCTTCCCGTCTTCACTGGCTTCCCCTTGTGTGTATCATGGCCTTTTGAAGATACACAGCGTTTTTTCATGATGGAGGGCCCATGGAAGACCTCACAACTGGGGCAGTGGTAGAGGTCAATGTCATCAGCCTTCTCCTCTTCAACACCAACACAACTGCCATGAAACCAGTCCTGGCACGTGTCACACTGGATCATGAAGCGGGTGACATCGTAAGGAAGCCGACAGAGGCAATACACCGGTCCCGAGGCCATCTTCGCCTGGCCTTGGAGCGTCCTGCGGTGGGCCAGGCTCTCAGCGTCCAAGGGAGCGGGAGGCGGCAGCACGCACTCTCTCTGGACGAAGGGAGAATCTCTTCACGCCTCTCAAACTGACAGGAATCTCCTCACGCCCCAAACCTGCCAAGAACGTACTCGGTCCGGAACCCTACAGGGACCTCCTCATCCGCAAAGCCGCAGGGATTCCTCACGCCCGCGGAGCTCAGTCCCACCAAAGCGCCGGCGGCCGGGCTCGCTCCGGAGCTGCTCAGCGCCTCGCTCAGCGAAGGTTGGGCGACGCGCACCGAATTCTGGCATCGTCATGGCAACGCGGCGAACCTTTCTCGCCTTGTTCTCGAGCCACCCGCTGGGTCGCGCGGCCCTGGCCGCCCAGCCGTGCTTCAGGGCAGCTTTCTCCACAGCTCTGCCCCGGGCCCGGCCGTCAGGGCCTACTGGAGCCCGCGGCTCGGGCCTAGGCCGGCGGCCGCCAGACGAACAGGCAAGCGGCGGCGTCGCTGGGCCGGCAGGAGATCGCCGCGAGCAAACCAACGAGGAAGGAGATGAACCGGCGGCCCGGTTGGAGATCAAAACAGCCCGAAAAATCGCCGGGAGAAGCCCGGTGGCGGTGATGGGCAATTCAGAGTAGCcaatctctctcattttttttaatgcttttccaTCATTTGAAGATGGCAATAAACAAGGACAATTTCCTGGAATGCCCATTGGGATAAATGGATTAGTCAGTCTTTAAGTGTCATCAAATTCATAAGGACAAGTTGAAGTAAGTAGTCAGATGATACTGGACATTGATTCTAAAATGTGCAGAAAAGGAAAGCTACTCGGGAATACAAGAATGGTTCATTCCTAGTTTTCCTACTTATACAAGTGAAAATACTATGGTTATGATAACACGTTTAGTGGTGGTTCCTTTCTAAGATACTTCTCAAGATACATTCATCTTTTGCCCATTCTTTCCAGTAGGTTGCAAAGCCCATAGGGATTCCTGTGGCTTTGTCAAGAGATGAGTGTATGTCTTTGCAATAACCCCAGCACTTTAAGAGTGACTACTGTAAGTATTGGCTTTTCAGAATTGTCCCATCTTTTGGGCTACTCATTTCCAAAGGAGACTACaagtgatttgttttctatttgttttacatACCACGGCAACAATGACAAGATCTAAGCTTTTAGCAATAGGAAGTTTTTTTCCCTAAGGCTTCAGTTAGGATGGAAAAAAACAACGTATATCAAAAACaacatatatcaaaaaacaacatataatctctacttcaacataatagGTGGAGCAGAGGGATTTACAGCTCAGAAAGCCGGAGGTCCACTGACACTTAAGGAGTTCTGCAAAGAAGAAAACATCTGTGAAAGGACAAATAAGGACATAGACCTATATGTTGAAGGCATAAAACATCTTACAGTATGAGAAGGGCTCCTCGGATGAGAAACTTTTCCTTGACTTGCGTGTGTCTAGGGGAGTTAGTCTACTCTGCTCTAGATTCCTAAACAATTTTGTGCATACTTCCATTATATGCTTACTATATTCTATTTGTTATGTATGCTTAtctgtctctcctccccatccccctcctacCCTAACCAGCAGCAAGCTCTTTCAGACAGGGAATCATGTCTGACTACTCTCAGCTTTAGAGCCCAACACACATATAACTTCTTAATTAATATTGCTTGAATTTATTTATGAGAATAGTCTCATTTTGAACCCGAGGCTGGAGTAGTGAGTGTCATTAGTCAACTTTGCACTgatgaaatttctttttcatgtccggaaaaagaaatcaaaatgtccGTCAGCCAatttagagttttgttttgtttttttctttatttggtgccccccccccacctttttttaaaTCACGCTTTTGCTGAATGGAAATATTGCTTTGACGTGATTATGGACACATCCTCTGAAATGGGGTTTTTGATTAAAAGACTATAATCTAAAAGTAGAAGTTAAGCATAAAAGTATAAACTCATTTCCCCTGAGGGAAAAAACATTGCTCATCCAGTGACAGGATTTTCATGTTCAGTCGTTGGAAAAAGGGAAACATTCGAAATCTAGTTTGAGATCATTTTTTGTAACATGGTGTATTAACTAGGAATTCATTAAGCTACCAGTAAAAGAAAAcctaagtatatatgtatatacatatatatacatatatatgtacatacagatatatatatatatattgcttaaaTGAAAAggggtttatttttcttacctaataAGAAACCTGGAAACATGTGGCTGCTGATGTTAGTTCAGTGGCCCAAGGATATCAGGCCCATGTTTCTATGATTCCCTTAACCTTTCCTTGGACTCACAGGTTAGTTGCCGCAGCTCCAAACATCACATCTACATTCAAGGCAGGAAGTAGGTGAAAGGGTTGTTTCAGCCCAGCCACAtctgttatatttttctattaattaatttatgtgttagtttattcatttatttatttaggctgtgttgggtctttgttgctgcacacgggctttctctagttgcggcgagcggcgctactcttcattgcggtgcacaggcctctcattgcagtggtttctcttgttgtggagcccaggctctaggcatgcaggcttcagtagctgtggcacgcaggctcagtagttgtggctcgcaggctctagagcacaggttcagaagTTGTCACACACGGGCTTATctattccacggcatgtgggaacttcccaggccagggctcgaaccagtgtcccctgcattggcaggcggattcttaaccactgtgccaccagggaagtccccacacatctgctattttttaatcaagaaagtAAAAGCATTTCTATGACCTTCATCAGTGGACTAAGTCTTAATTCGTGGACTACAAAGATGTTACATGGTCATTTATAGATACAAGTAAGTCAGAGGGAAAGAGCTCCAGTGTAAGACAGTAAAGTACTTTGTCCAGGGAGTTGGGAATGGCTATTGGGGAAGCAATCACCAAAGTCAATCCCATAAGGCAATGTGACCTGATGGAAAACGGTGCATTGAATAAATTCAACTTT includes:
- the LOC132495061 gene encoding histone lysine demethylase PHF8-like isoform X3; this encodes MASGPVYCLCRLPYDVTRFMIQCDTCQDWFHGSCVGVEEEKADDIDLYHCPSCEVFHGPSIMKKRCVSSKGHDTHKGKPVKTGSPTFIGELRSRTFDSSDEVILKPTGSQLSMEFLEENSFSVPILVLKKDGLGMTLPSPSFTVRDVEHYVGSDREIDVIDVTRQADCKMKLGDFVKYYYSGKREKVLNVISLEFSDTRLSNLVETPKIVRKLSWVENLWPEECILERPNVQKYCLMSVRDSYTDFHIDFGGSSVWYHVLKGEKIFYLIRPTNANLTLFECWSSSSNQNEMFFGDQVDKCYKCSVKQGQTLFIPAGWIHAVLTPVDCLVFGGNFLHSLNIEMQLKVYEIEKRLSTEDLFKFPNFETICWYVGKHILDVFRGLRENRRHPASYLVHGAKALNLAFRAWTRKEALPDHEDEIPETVRTVQLIKDLAREIGLVEDTFRQNVGKTSNTFGLQRIFPAGSIPLTRPAHSTSVSMSRLSLPSKSGSKKKGLEPKEFFKKAERKGKESSALGPAGQLSYNLMDTYSHQALKTGCSQKAKFNITGTCLNDSDDDSPDLDLDGNEVRLALLTSNGSAKRVKSLSKSRRAKIAKKVDKARLVAEQVMEDEFDLDSDDELQIDERLGKEKATLIIRPKFPRKLPRAKPCSDPNRVREPGEVEFDIEEDYTADEDMVEGVEGKLGNGSGAGGTLDLLKASRQVGGPDYAALTEAPASPSTQEAIQGMLCMANPQSSSSSPATSSLQACWPGGQERSSGSSSSGLGTASSSPASQRIPGKWPIKRPSYWRTESEEEEENASLDEQDSLGACFKDAEYIYPSLESDDDDPALKSRPKKKKNSDDAPWSPKARVTPTLPKQDCPVSEGTRVASIETGLAAAAAKLAPQELQKAPKKKYIKKKPLLKEVEQPRPQEPNLSVAVPAPPLATTPQLLTSSSPLPPPEPKQEALSGSLADHECTARPNAFGMAQANRSTTPMAPGVFLTQRRPSVGSQSNQAGPGKRPKKGLATAKQRLGRILKIYRNGKVLL
- the LOC132495061 gene encoding histone lysine demethylase PHF8-like isoform X2; the encoded protein is MASGPVYCLCRLPYDVTRFMIQCDTCQDWFHGSCVGVEEEKADDIDLYHCPSCEVFHGPSIMKKRCVSSKGHDTHKGKPVKTGSPTFIGELRSRTFDSSDEVILKPTGSQLSMEFLEENSFSVPILVLKKDGLGMTLPSPSFTVRDVEHYVGSDREIDVIDVTRQADCKMKLGDFVKYYYSGKREKVLNVISLEFSDTRLSNLVETPKIVRKLSWVENLWPEECILERPNVQKYCLMSVRDSYTDFHIDFGGSSVWYHVLKGEKIFYLIRPTNANLTLFECWSSSSNQNEMFFGDQVDKCYKCSVKQGQTLFIPAGWIHAVLTPVDCLVFGGNFLHSLNIEMQLKVYEIEKRLSTEDLFKFPNFETICWYVGKHILDVFRGLRENRRHPASYLVHGAKALNLAFRAWTRKEALPDHEDEIPETVRTVQLIKDLAREIGLVEDTFRQNFNITGTCLNDSDDDSPDLDLDGNEVRLALLTSNGSAKRVKSLSKSRRAKIAKKVDKARLVAEQVMEDEFDLDSDDELQIDERLGKEKATLIIRPKFPRKLPRAKPCSDPNRVREPGEVEFDIEEDYTADEDMVEGVEGKLGNGSGAGGTLDLLKASRQVGGPDYAALTEAPASPSTQEAIQGMLCMANPQSSSSSPATSSLQACWPGGQERSSGSSSSGLGTASSSPASQRIPGKWPIKRPSYWRTESEEEEENASLDEQDSLGACFKDAEYIYPSLESDDDDPALKSRPKKKKNSDDAPWSPKARVTPTLPKQDCPVSEGTRVASIETGLAAAAAKLAPQELQKAPKKKYIKKKPLLKEVEQPRPQEPNLSVAVPAPPLATTPQLLTSSSPLPPPEPKQEALSGSLADHECTARPNAFGMAQANRSTTPMAPGVFLTQRRPSVGSQSNQAGPGKRPKKGLATAKQRLGRILKIYRNGKVLL
- the LOC132495061 gene encoding histone lysine demethylase PHF8-like isoform X1, whose amino-acid sequence is MASGPVYCLCRLPYDVTRFMIQCDTCQDWFHGSCVGVEEEKADDIDLYHCPSCEVFHGPSIMKKRCVSSKGHDTHKGKPVKTGSPTFIGELRSRTFDSSDEVILKPTGSQLSMEFLEENSFSVPILVLKKDGLGMTLPSPSFTVRDVEHYVGSDREIDVIDVTRQADCKMKLGDFVKYYYSGKREKVLNVISLEFSDTRLSNLVETPKIVRKLSWVENLWPEECILERPNVQKYCLMSVRDSYTDFHIDFGGSSVWYHVLKGEKIFYLIRPTNANLTLFECWSSSSNQNEMFFGDQVDKCYKCSVKQGQTLFIPAGWIHAVLTPVDCLVFGGNFLHSLNIEMQLKVYEIEKRLSTEDLFKFPNFETICWYVGKHILDVFRGLRENRRHPASYLVHGAKALNLAFRAWTRKEALPDHEDEIPETVRTVQLIKDLAREIGLVEDTFRQNVGKTSNTFGLQRIFPAGSIPLTRPAHSTSVSMSRLSLPSKSGSKKKGLEPKEFFKKAERKGKESSALGPAGQLSYNLMDTYSHQALKTGCSQKAKFNITGTCLNDSDDDSPDLDLDGNEVRLALLTSNGSAKRVKSLSKSRRAKIAKKVDKARLVAEQVMEDEFDLDSDDELQIDERLGKEKATLIIRPKFPRKLPRAKPCSDPNRVREPGEVEFDIEEDYTADEDMVEGVEGKQVGGPDYAALTEAPASPSTQEAIQGMLCMANPQSSSSSPATSSLQACWPGGQERSSGSSSSGLGTASSSPASQRIPGKWPIKRPSYWRTESEEEEENASLDEQDSLGACFKDAEYIYPSLESDDDDPALKSRPKKKKNSDDAPWSPKARVTPTLPKQDCPVSEGTRVASIETGLAAAAAKLAPQELQKAPKKKYIKKKPLLKEVEQPRPQEPNLSVAVPAPPLATTPQLLTSSSPLPPPEPKQEALSGSLADHECTARPNAFGMAQANRSTTPMAPGVFLTQRRPSVGSQSNQAGPGKRPKKGLATAKQRLGRILKIYRNGKVLL